One window of Bactrocera tryoni isolate S06 chromosome 2, CSIRO_BtryS06_freeze2, whole genome shotgun sequence genomic DNA carries:
- the LOC120768496 gene encoding uncharacterized protein LOC120768496 isoform X1, whose product MSKLQDIGKKLDDLQLIVEAQNTAIMDAIAVQKVATEQLIRQESKNAPITKYFPISDVPEMHQLEEKITPTNRDVYESAMSAILCNNLRNIRLLLNKDVIASINVDGSHGKISLKSFPNFYASLTGAIAKLPFKGLSPEEALRKAIAFEKAKCFKKAYRQKKKNSAS is encoded by the exons ATGAGTAAG TTACAGGATATTGGCAAAAAATTAGACGACCTGCAATTGATAGTCGAAGCACAGAATACTGCTATAATGGATGCAATAGCGGTCCAAAAGGTGGCGACTGAGCAATTGATTCGCcaagaatcaaaaaatgcacCCATCACAAAATATTTCCCAATAAGTGACGTCCCAGAAATGCATCAGTTGGAGGAAAAAATTACCCCTACTAACAGAGatgtatat gaaTCTGCGATGTCTGCTATTTTATGCAACAATCTCAGAAATATAAGGCTGCTGTTAAATAAGGACGTCATAGCGTCAATAAACGTGGATGGTTCACATGGAAAGATAAGCTTAAAATCTTTCCCAAATTTTTATGCTTCATTGACTG GAGCCATTGCCAAATTACCATTTAAGGGATTGTCGCCGGAGGAAGCGCTGCGCAAAGCCATTGCTTTCGAAAAAGCTAAATGCTTTAAGAAAGCTTATcgacaaaaaaagaagaattctGCATCTTAA
- the LOC120768496 gene encoding uncharacterized protein LOC120768496 isoform X2, producing MSKDIGKKLDDLQLIVEAQNTAIMDAIAVQKVATEQLIRQESKNAPITKYFPISDVPEMHQLEEKITPTNRDVYESAMSAILCNNLRNIRLLLNKDVIASINVDGSHGKISLKSFPNFYASLTGAIAKLPFKGLSPEEALRKAIAFEKAKCFKKAYRQKKKNSAS from the exons ATGAGTAAG GATATTGGCAAAAAATTAGACGACCTGCAATTGATAGTCGAAGCACAGAATACTGCTATAATGGATGCAATAGCGGTCCAAAAGGTGGCGACTGAGCAATTGATTCGCcaagaatcaaaaaatgcacCCATCACAAAATATTTCCCAATAAGTGACGTCCCAGAAATGCATCAGTTGGAGGAAAAAATTACCCCTACTAACAGAGatgtatat gaaTCTGCGATGTCTGCTATTTTATGCAACAATCTCAGAAATATAAGGCTGCTGTTAAATAAGGACGTCATAGCGTCAATAAACGTGGATGGTTCACATGGAAAGATAAGCTTAAAATCTTTCCCAAATTTTTATGCTTCATTGACTG GAGCCATTGCCAAATTACCATTTAAGGGATTGTCGCCGGAGGAAGCGCTGCGCAAAGCCATTGCTTTCGAAAAAGCTAAATGCTTTAAGAAAGCTTATcgacaaaaaaagaagaattctGCATCTTAA
- the LOC120768496 gene encoding uncharacterized protein LOC120768496 isoform X3, producing the protein MDAIAVQKVATEQLIRQESKNAPITKYFPISDVPEMHQLEEKITPTNRDVYESAMSAILCNNLRNIRLLLNKDVIASINVDGSHGKISLKSFPNFYASLTGAIAKLPFKGLSPEEALRKAIAFEKAKCFKKAYRQKKKNSAS; encoded by the exons ATGGATGCAATAGCGGTCCAAAAGGTGGCGACTGAGCAATTGATTCGCcaagaatcaaaaaatgcacCCATCACAAAATATTTCCCAATAAGTGACGTCCCAGAAATGCATCAGTTGGAGGAAAAAATTACCCCTACTAACAGAGatgtatat gaaTCTGCGATGTCTGCTATTTTATGCAACAATCTCAGAAATATAAGGCTGCTGTTAAATAAGGACGTCATAGCGTCAATAAACGTGGATGGTTCACATGGAAAGATAAGCTTAAAATCTTTCCCAAATTTTTATGCTTCATTGACTG GAGCCATTGCCAAATTACCATTTAAGGGATTGTCGCCGGAGGAAGCGCTGCGCAAAGCCATTGCTTTCGAAAAAGCTAAATGCTTTAAGAAAGCTTATcgacaaaaaaagaagaattctGCATCTTAA